TTCCGCCGTCAACAACTGGATCATTGCCGAATGGCTGGATAAGGACCCGCGCCTGGCAGCGTCACTGGTGATTCCGGCACGCGACCCGATCGCGGCGGCAGCGGAAATAGACCGCGTCGGGTCACACCCGGGCTTTGTCCAGGTCATGCTTCCGGTGCGGTCAGAACGCCTGTACGGTCAGCGGATCTTTAACCCCATCTATGAAGCCGCGACCCGCAATGATCTCGTGATCGGCCTGCACTGGGGCGGCACCACCGAAGACGCGCCATCCCCGACCGGCTACGCCTCGTGGTACGCAGAGCAGTACGCGGCCGAAACCCAGGTCTACGTTGCCCAGCTCACCAGCATGGTGTTCGAAGGCGCATTCCAGAAGTTCCCGAACCTCAGAGTTGCAGTCATGGAAGGCGGATTCAGCTGGGTCCCCACGTGGGGCTGGAGCATGAACAAGAAATGGAAGGGCCTGCGCCGCGAAACACCGTGGGTCGACCGCCTCCCCCTTGAGATCATCCGGGACCACGTCCGTTTCTCCGCTGCCCCTGCAGATCTCGGCCCGCGGGAACATTCGCAGAGGATCATTGAATGGCTCGGATCCGAAGACCTGCTCATGTTCGCTACAGATTACCCGCACCGCCATGACGACGACATCGACGAACTCCTCGCCATCATCCCCGA
This genomic interval from Arthrobacter sp. SLBN-100 contains the following:
- a CDS encoding amidohydrolase family protein codes for the protein MTTPLLTGTQRSTLWTGPVIDCDVHANVPSIETLFDYMDPVWVQGTLERGWHGPTGPRLSYPPGAATTARDEWRRDGLMPASKLSMLQNDILDPWHVDRAVLNCYYGVDSLRHPDWAAALASAVNNWIIAEWLDKDPRLAASLVIPARDPIAAAAEIDRVGSHPGFVQVMLPVRSERLYGQRIFNPIYEAATRNDLVIGLHWGGTTEDAPSPTGYASWYAEQYAAETQVYVAQLTSMVFEGAFQKFPNLRVAVMEGGFSWVPTWGWSMNKKWKGLRRETPWVDRLPLEIIRDHVRFSAAPADLGPREHSQRIIEWLGSEDLLMFATDYPHRHDDDIDELLAIIPETMKAKLMSETARAWYKL